The Megalopta genalis isolate 19385.01 unplaced genomic scaffold, iyMegGena1_principal scaffold0100, whole genome shotgun sequence genome window below encodes:
- the LOC117219073 gene encoding uncharacterized protein LOC117219073 — translation MAGGLRDQLKQAVVYQVNGYIFQKSSSCRSVSPTSTRPLGTVTFSRSFKMTFNARSLIVLLVSSVVFVNGSPKYDDGGFVPSSMIFLERDPKTQDQLAMPSQVDPRSETKRSESTANDITDRNQEPRFGFTSVGTTGTGYGVSSYAPAKIDLGGLVLGAIIGVGSILIIPKLLYVLSGTYGQYARSEESGVSQIVTKLDDIMTRHGIDTTSCMQRAVCTYSQQAATSMKEANRLNDEEQVSSFDRMIDTITTNQVFRTAMDGTAIQEAVEAGRSGRSCPRVYPHCGFSMETMLSLLSNVITAATSANTGSTTAPSGPGPV, via the exons ATGGCTGGTGGGCTCCGTGACCAGCTGAAGCAGGCGGTGGTGTACCAGGTGAACGGCTATATATTCCAGAAGTCTTCTTCGTGTCGTTCAGTTTCTCCGACGTCTACGCGACCATTGGGCACCGTCACTTTCTCCCGTTCCTTCAAG ATGACGTTCAACGCGCGAAGTCTGATCGTCTTGCTGGTATCTTCGGTTGTGTTCGTCAACGGCAGTCCAAAATACGACGATGGAGG ATTCGTGCCAAGCTCCATGATCTTCTTGGAAAGGGACCCGAAGACCCAGGATCAGCTGGCCATGCCATCGCAGGTGGATCCAAGGAGTGAAACGAAACGCAGCGAGTCGACCGCGAATGATATCACGGATCGGAATCAAGAGCCCAGATTTGGGTTCACGAGCGTCGGTACCACAGGGACC GGTTACGGGGTGTCCTCGTATGCTCCCGCGAAGATCGACCTAGGTGGGCTGGTTTTGGGGGCCATTATAGGGGTAGGTTCCATCCTGATCATCCCCAAACTGCTGTACGTGCTCTCTGGCACCTATGGCCAGTACGCAAGAA GCGAAGAGAGCGGTGTTTCTCAGATAGTGACGAAGCTGGACGACATCATGACCCGGCACGGGATAGACACCACGTCTTGCATGCAGCGGGCTGTGTGCACCTACTCGCAGCAGGCTGCCACGTCTATGAAGGAGGCGAACAGGTTAAACGACGAAGAGCAAGTGTCGTCGTTCGATCGCATGATCGACACGATAACAACGAACCAGGTTTTCCGCACCGCGATGGACGGAACCGCGATCCAGGAAGCGGTGGAAGCTGGGAGATCTGGCCGCAGTTGTCCACGCGTGTATCCTCATTGCGGCTTTTCCATGGAGACTATGCTGTCGTTGTTGTCAAACGTGATCACCGCGGCAACTAGCGCCAACACGGGATCAACGACAGCCCCTAGTGGGCCTGGACCAGTCTAA
- the LOC117219071 gene encoding uncharacterized protein LOC117219071 — protein MDEIVTCPYDRSHRVSSSKLSRHLFRCKQSNSSEMKISCPFDAFHIINNDDLKQHIANCESSGNMERYLYSFESPKQLGTVSLKAAAKLTVPIMKDWEEEDVHTYEPWKNTENKDIIRCKSGGTRSQRRDFRLAERTRLTSLKKENLFKRNQTTCFERNPLKKYPSDVELIRNLRRMSLIDFESLFSADLSNLHISKKNKFKNPFCWRDN, from the exons ATGGATGAAATAGTAACGTGTCCTTACGATCGAAGTCATCGTGTTTCCAGCAGCAAGCTGTCACGTCATCTTTTTCGATGTAAACAAAGTAATTCCTCAGAGATGAAAATTTCTTGTCCCTTCGATGCCTTTCATATTATTAACAATGACGATCTCAAG cAACACATTGCAAACTGTGAAAGCAGTGGAAATATGGAAAGATATTTGTACAGTTTCGAATCGCCGAAGCAGTTGGGCACAGTGTCCTTAAAAGCAGCTGCGAAGCTAACTGTGCCCATAATGAAAGATTGGGAGGAG GAAGACGTACATACATACGAGCCTTGGAAGAATACTGAAAATAAAGATATAATACGTTGCAAATCAGGAGGTACTAGATCGCAAAGAAGAGATTTCAGATTAGCTGAACGCACAAGACTGACTTCTCTCAAGAAAGAAAATCTATTCAAACGGAATCAGACAACTTGTTTC GAACGTAACCCATTGAAAAAATATCCCAGTGATGTGGAACTGATTAGAAATCTGAGACGAATGTCTCTGATAGATTTTGAGAGTTTATTTAGTGCTGACTTAAGTAACTTACATATTAGTAAGAAGAACAAGTTCAAAAATCCATTTTGCTGGAGGGATAATTAA
- the LOC117219069 gene encoding ADP/ATP translocase 2 isoform X2 produces MLLCIEKERDACIKQRKPENLFEIIVRKMKARKSHAINDDLAIDPVLDGQCVQISMPTNFGVSFLVSGVLSIIFKTMTAPLERIKLILQTQASSHQIGASERSAYKGFIDAMVRIPREQGFFSLWRGNFLNICRYFPAQAINFSFYNVYHGAYQRIIQPRTNFMQHLISFLAGGSVGVTSCVILYPLSFCITRIAVDVGDSDKVKRQFRNLNDCWRKVYKIDGYKGVYQGMVCSAGGMFLYRSIYFGAYTFGKHWYVDQRAKGFRVSPVLMSLVFAQSASIAATLISYPLDTISKQKMLHSGQLGPRGYETIRQVVARIVETDGLAGFYKGILTNLLTTVCGSCILVTYDLVITRFPRKFEDSESPDMR; encoded by the exons ATGTTGTTATGcatagagaaagaaagagacgcGTGCATCAAGCAACGAAAACCGGAAAATCTCTTCGAGATTATCGTGCGAAAAATGAAGGCGAGAAAGAGTCACGCGATCAATGACGATTTAGCGATCGATCCCGTATTGGACGGGCAATGCGTTCAGATAAGCATGCCGACCAATTTCGGCGTTTCCTTCTTGGTTTCCGGCGTGCTGTCGATCATATTCAAGACAATGACCGCGCCGTTAGAGAGGATCAAGCTGATTCTACAAACTCAGGCGAGCAGCCATCAGATCGGAGCATCGGAGAGGTCCGCGTACAAAGGTTTTATCGATGCGATGGTTAGGATACCACGGGAACAAGGTTTCTTCTCGTTGTGGCGCGGTAACTTCCTGAACATCTGCCGGTACTTTCCGGCCCAGGCGATTAACTTTTCTTTCTACAATGTGTACCACGGTGCCTACCAACGT ATAATCCAACCGAGGACGAACTTTATGCAACACCTGATATCGTTTCTGGCGGGCGGAAGCGTCGGCGTCACGTCCTGCGTTATCCTGTACCCGCTGTCGTTCTGCATCACCCGAATAGCCGTGGACGTCGGCGACAGTGACAAGGTTAAGAGGCAGTTTCGTAATTTGAACGATTGCTGGCGGAAGGTCTACAAAATCGACGGCTACAAGGGCGTTTATCAGGGAATGGTCTGCTCGGCCGGTGGCATGTTTTTGTACAG GTCCATTTATTTCGGAGCGTACACGTTCGGCAAGCATTGGTACGTGGACCAACGTGCGAAAGGCTTCCGAGTCTCGCCGGTGTTAATGTCCCTGGTGTTCGCGCAATCGGCCAGTATCGCGGCGACGCTGATCAGCTATCCGTTGGATACGATATCCAAGCAGAAAATGCTTCACAGCGGGCAACTGGGTCCACGCGGCTACGAGACGATACGGCAAGTG GTTGCCAGGATCGTAGAGACCGACGGCCTGGCCGGCTTTTACAAGGGCATTCTGACGAACTTGTTGACCACAGTCTGCGGATCCTGTATTCTAGTGACCTACGACCTAGTGATAACGCG GTTTCCACGGAAGTTCGAGGACTCGGAAAGTCCGGACATGCGATGA
- the LOC117219067 gene encoding uncharacterized protein LOC117219067: MQRVLSFQMARGLNESSEFVTKRMCFSFLFSVGFLCLLCGFLLGRFSMQRALEFRAEKKRLELAGNGLDSNKYLQRLMLELLKTAPLDDDFEVTWKSFDLLKDDVQRANGILSNLSFVDKVVEHQSYIVASVQGSREPDRFVVLSASEQSVGVALKLAKIFNDVQRQHGWKPRRSIIFCLFFGPEDPCPGTLFRFTRHRVLAYIVIHHQGSQGRGPLIVSGTNVVQSVVLDAAKYVRDLYPYNDQYATLDSMYYNSTISHLVLDVPHAILSFTDDDESESRKVMLAQILSQTLWRLSECLIMKWNPSYFNGTMSRALESINSTEFLEVKEKIQVTSVELLNNVDTLNGRIDAVDSTNTLDTRILNDLMIDFDRTLFCPDTKFRSKTNWAEFLSLNHNPYNISLMYLKEMVKCYEAAIQLLQNR, from the exons ATGCAACGGGTCCTCAGCTTTCAAATGGCTCGCGGACTCAACGAATCGAGCGAGTTCGTGACGAAACGCATGTGCTTCTCGTTCCTCTTCTCCGTCGGGTTTCTGTGCCTTCTGTGCGGCTTTCTGCTCGGTCGTTTCTCTATGCAGAGGGCCCTCGAATTTCGCGCCGAAAAGAAACGCCTCGAATTAGCGGGAAACGGTTTGGACAGCAACAAGTACCTTCAGCGTTTGATGCTCGAACTGCTGAAAACGGCGCCGCTCGACGACGATTTCGAAGT GACCTGGAAATCTTTCGATTTGTTGAAGGACGATGTGCAGCGAGCAAATGGGATCCTGTCGAATTTGTCGTTTGTTGACAAAGTAGTCGAGCATCAATCATATATCGTTGCGTCCGTTCAGGGGTCCAGAGAACCTG ACAGGTTCGTAGTTCTGTCGGCGAGCGAGCAAAGTGTAGGCGTTGCTTTAAAACTAGCGAAAATTTTTAACGACGTTCAGAGGCAACACGGCTGGAAACCACGCAGATCGATTATCTTTTGTCTATTCTTCGGGCCTGAGGACCCATGTCCTGGGACTTTGTTCAGATTTACAAGGCACAGAGTTCTCgcttacattgtaattcatcaCCAAGGATCGCAAG GTAGAGGTCCTTTGATCGTGTCGGGGACAAATGTAGTGCAGTCTGTTGTCCTAGATGCTGCTAAATACGTAAGGGATTTATACCCTTACAACGATCAATATGCGACTCTAGATAGTATGTATTATAACTCCACAATTTCCCATTTAGTTTTAGACGTACCTCATGCAATATTATCATTTACG GATGATGATGAAAGTGAGTCGCGTAAAGTAATGCTAGCACAAATCCTTAGCCAAACTCTATGGAGATTGTCTGAATGTTTAATCATGAAATGGAATCCAAGTTACTTCAATGGAACCATGTCTAGAGCATTGGAATCTATAAATAGCACAGAATTTTTAGAAGTCAAAG agaaaaTACAGGTAACTTCGGTCGAATTGTTAAATAATGTTGATACTCTAAATGGAAGGATTGACGCGGTTGATAGCACTAA TACGCTTGATACAAGAATATTGAATGATTTGATGATAGACTTCGATAGAACCCTTTTCTGCCCTGATACAAAGTTTCGGTCTAAAACTAATTGGGCAGAGTTTCTTAGTCTAAATCACAATCCGTATAACATAAGTTTGATGTATCTCAAGGAGATGGTGAAATGTTACGAAGCAGCAAttcaattattacaaaatagaTAG
- the Saysd1 gene encoding SAYSVFN motif domain containing 1, whose protein sequence is MTENGIRERLDTYRRQRRRNEMTESIKNAIQTVLPWNQNSTVKDPLLSPPPEDVEDLQDAESSCSDDSLDQPQYTLLRKAMYLLCFLLWAVLYTIAIEVQFGAIYFIVSILIFIWVNTHSRPRKPGELSPYSVFNPQCKAIDGTLNAEQFEREIRYGPGSVH, encoded by the exons ATGACCGAGAACGGTATAAGAGAGCGGCTCGATACTTACAGACGTCAGAGACGCAGAAACGAAATGACAGAGTCGATTAAAAATGCTATACAAACTGTTCTGCCGTGGAACCAAAACTCCACCGTGAAAGATCCGCTCCTGTCACCGCCGCCGGAGGATGTGGAG GATCTTCAGGATGCGGAAAGCAGTTGTTCGGACGATAGCCTAGACCAGCCTCAGTATACGTTGCTGAGGAAAGCAATGTATCTACTCTGCTTCCTTTTATGGGCAGTCTTATATACAATTGCAATCGAAGTTCAGTTCGGGGCTATATATTTCATTGTAtccatattaatatttatttgggTAAATACTCACTCGAGGCCAAGAAAACCGGGCGAACTCAGCCCATATTCGGTTTTCAATCCGCAATGCAAAGCAATCGATGGGACTCTCAATGCGGAACAGTTTGAAAGAGAAATACGGTATGGTCCAGGAAGCGTGCATTAG
- the LOC117219069 gene encoding ADP/ATP translocase 2 isoform X1, whose protein sequence is MLLCIEKERDACIKQRKPENLFEIIVRKMKARKSHAINDDLAIDPVLDGQCVQISMPTNFGVSFLVSGVLSIIFKTMTAPLERIKLILQTQASSHQIGASERSAYKGFIDAMVRIPREQGFFSLWRGNFLNICRYFPAQAINFSFYNVYHGAYQRIIQPRTNFMQHLISFLAGGSVGVTSCVILYPLSFCITRIAVDVGDSDKVKRQFRNLNDCWRKVYKIDGYKGVYQGMVCSAGGMFLYRSIYFGAYTFGKHWYVDQRAKGFRVSPVLMSLVFAQSASIAATLISYPLDTISKQKMLHSGQLGPRGYETIRQVVARIVETDGLAGFYKGILTNLLTTVCGSCILVTYDLVITRYENFKERRFPRKFEDSESPDMR, encoded by the exons ATGTTGTTATGcatagagaaagaaagagacgcGTGCATCAAGCAACGAAAACCGGAAAATCTCTTCGAGATTATCGTGCGAAAAATGAAGGCGAGAAAGAGTCACGCGATCAATGACGATTTAGCGATCGATCCCGTATTGGACGGGCAATGCGTTCAGATAAGCATGCCGACCAATTTCGGCGTTTCCTTCTTGGTTTCCGGCGTGCTGTCGATCATATTCAAGACAATGACCGCGCCGTTAGAGAGGATCAAGCTGATTCTACAAACTCAGGCGAGCAGCCATCAGATCGGAGCATCGGAGAGGTCCGCGTACAAAGGTTTTATCGATGCGATGGTTAGGATACCACGGGAACAAGGTTTCTTCTCGTTGTGGCGCGGTAACTTCCTGAACATCTGCCGGTACTTTCCGGCCCAGGCGATTAACTTTTCTTTCTACAATGTGTACCACGGTGCCTACCAACGT ATAATCCAACCGAGGACGAACTTTATGCAACACCTGATATCGTTTCTGGCGGGCGGAAGCGTCGGCGTCACGTCCTGCGTTATCCTGTACCCGCTGTCGTTCTGCATCACCCGAATAGCCGTGGACGTCGGCGACAGTGACAAGGTTAAGAGGCAGTTTCGTAATTTGAACGATTGCTGGCGGAAGGTCTACAAAATCGACGGCTACAAGGGCGTTTATCAGGGAATGGTCTGCTCGGCCGGTGGCATGTTTTTGTACAG GTCCATTTATTTCGGAGCGTACACGTTCGGCAAGCATTGGTACGTGGACCAACGTGCGAAAGGCTTCCGAGTCTCGCCGGTGTTAATGTCCCTGGTGTTCGCGCAATCGGCCAGTATCGCGGCGACGCTGATCAGCTATCCGTTGGATACGATATCCAAGCAGAAAATGCTTCACAGCGGGCAACTGGGTCCACGCGGCTACGAGACGATACGGCAAGTG GTTGCCAGGATCGTAGAGACCGACGGCCTGGCCGGCTTTTACAAGGGCATTCTGACGAACTTGTTGACCACAGTCTGCGGATCCTGTATTCTAGTGACCTACGACCTAGTGATAACGCGGTACGAGAATTTCAAAGAACGAAG GTTTCCACGGAAGTTCGAGGACTCGGAAAGTCCGGACATGCGATGA
- the LOC117219064 gene encoding L-asparaginase isoform X1: protein MLNKLNGYRDITEDIISEAFLEAYGDNIHRLIGSMATDKPQLVAVNSESDIRQLEKHTSGHLAPEGVLDGRVLVLYTGGTIGMIRNDDGVLVPKANAFVKNLRRYPNMHDKKYAEERFGSMGPLVLPMTRGDSRRVIYNVLEYSPLCDSSNMTMDNWIAIANDIQQAYQHFDGFVVLHGTDTLSYTASALSFMLEALGKIVILTGSQVPIFDSRSDGLENFLSSLIIAASYHIPEVCVYFGTKLMRANRTSKISATAFNAFDSPNFPPLAKANSKIEVDYRAIFRPCTLTKFCVHANLNRNVGLLRIFPSITTELVRAFLQPSIEGVVLESYGAGNIPINREDLVDEFRKASKRGVIIVNITQCATGCVMGLYEPAKQLEKAGVISGYDMTPEAALTKLAYVLSKKEWNTDTRRKIMQINLRGELSAGRPPSLQDVDLVEAVARSLRISSSAEFAELGTILFPAMLNAAVIAKDLAKLESLKGYGANITQKNADGRTALHIACCEGDLNVVQCLLRMGASVHIKDRFDRTPLTDALEYDHHDIIKVLLQCGAHLHGSGYLIGEKMCVAAAVGNVKRLKSYHIANADLSQIEFSGRTPLHYAALHNKPQVIKFLLEHRVNTDCKDKIGQTPLDLARAAGSADAVSLLSDPEPTGSSVKTAG from the exons ATGTTAAACAAATTGAACGGTTACCGTGATATAACCGAAGACATTATTAGCGAAGCATTTCTG GAAGCTTACGGTGATAACATTCATCGGCTAATAGGAAGCATGGCGACCGACAAGCCTCAGCTGGTGGCAGTCAACAGCGAAAGTGACATTAGGCAGCTGGAGAAACATACTTCCGGTCATCTTGCCCCCGAGGGCGTTCTTGATGGCCGTGTTTTGGTCCTTTACACTGGTGGAACCATTGGCATGATCAGGAACGACGATGGAG TCCTAGTGCCCAAAGCGAACGCGTTCGTGAAGAATCTGCGAAGGTATCCCAATATGCACGATAAAAAGTACGCGGAGGAACGATTCGGCTCGATGGGACCGTTGGTGCTTCC AATGACCAGGGGCGACAGCAGGCGGGTAATATACAACGTGCTGGAGTACTCGCCGCTCTGCGATTCCAGTAACATGACGATGGACAACTGGATTGCCATTGCCAACGACATTCAG CAAGCCTACCAGCACTTCGACGGTTTCGTGGTGCTCCACGGAACGGATACTCTGAGCTACACAGCATCGGCTTTGTCGTTCATGCTCGAGGCACTTGGCAAGATAGTGATACTGACCGGGTCCCAGGTGCCGATTTTCGACTCGAGAAGCGACGGCCTAGAGAACTTCCTCTCGTCCCTAATCATAGCCGCGAGTTACCACATACCGGAAGTTTGCGTCTACTTCGGGACGAAGCTGATGCGGGCAAACAGGACGAGCAAGATCTCGGCCACTGCGTTCAACGCGTTCGACTCGCCTAACTTCCCGCCCCTGGCCAAGGCCAATAGTAAAATTGAAG TGGACTACCGGGCCATTTTCCGGCCATGCACGCTGACAAAGTTCTGCGTGCACGCCAACTTGAACAGGAACGTGGGCTTGTTGCGGATATTCCCAAGCATCACCACGGAACTGGTGAGAGCGTTCCTGCAACCGTCCATCGAGGGCGTCGTGTTGGAGAGCTATGGGGCTGGAAATATCCCAATCAACCGGGAAGACTTGGTCGACGAGTTCCGCAAAGCGTCGAAACGCGGAGTTATTATAGTGAACATCACGCAATGCGCGACTGGATGCGTCATGGGGTTGTACGAGCCAGCGAAGCAACTGGAAAAAGCTG GTGTAATATCCGGCTACGACATGACCCCGGAAGCAGCGCTGACTAAATTAGCCTACGTGTTGTCGAAGAAGGAATGGAACACGGATACGAGACGGAAGATAATGCAGATCAACTTACGTGGAGAACTGTCCGCAGGACGACCGCCTTCCCTCCAGGACGTAGACCTCGTGGAAGCGGTCGCAAGGTCTCTGAGGATCTCGTCGAGCGCCGAGTTCGCAGAGCTGGGCACGATCCTGTTCCCAGCGATGCTGAATGCCGCCGTTATCGCAAAAGATCTGGCCAAACTCGAATCATTGAAAGGCTAC GGCGCGAATATCACGCAGAAGAACGCGGACGGGCGCACTGCGTTGCATATCGCCTGCTGCGAAGGGGATTTGAACGTGGTCCAGTGTCTCTTGAGGATGGGGGCTAGCGTGCATATCAAGGACCGGTTCGACCGTACACCGCTCACCGATGCTCTAGAATACGATCACCATGAC ATCATCAAAGTTCTGTTACAATGCGGCGCCCATCTGCACGGCAGCGGCTACCTGATAGGCGAAAAGATGTGCGTGGCAGCCGCCGTCGGGAACGTGAAACGTCTGAAGTCTTATCATATCGCGAACGCAGATCTTTCTCAGATCGAGTTCTCGGGTCGAACTCCGCTGCATTATGCCGCGTTGCACAATAAACCGCAGGTGATTAAGTTCTTGTTGGAGCACCGGGTGAACACCGACTGCAAGGACAAGATAGGGCAAACCCCTTTGGATCTGGCCAGGGCGGCCGGTTCCGCGGACGCGGTGTCATTGCTCTCGGACCCAGAACCGACTGGCAGCTCGGTGAAAACGGCCGGATGA
- the LOC117219064 gene encoding L-asparaginase isoform X2: MATDKPQLVAVNSESDIRQLEKHTSGHLAPEGVLDGRVLVLYTGGTIGMIRNDDGVLVPKANAFVKNLRRYPNMHDKKYAEERFGSMGPLVLPMTRGDSRRVIYNVLEYSPLCDSSNMTMDNWIAIANDIQQAYQHFDGFVVLHGTDTLSYTASALSFMLEALGKIVILTGSQVPIFDSRSDGLENFLSSLIIAASYHIPEVCVYFGTKLMRANRTSKISATAFNAFDSPNFPPLAKANSKIEVDYRAIFRPCTLTKFCVHANLNRNVGLLRIFPSITTELVRAFLQPSIEGVVLESYGAGNIPINREDLVDEFRKASKRGVIIVNITQCATGCVMGLYEPAKQLEKAGVISGYDMTPEAALTKLAYVLSKKEWNTDTRRKIMQINLRGELSAGRPPSLQDVDLVEAVARSLRISSSAEFAELGTILFPAMLNAAVIAKDLAKLESLKGYGANITQKNADGRTALHIACCEGDLNVVQCLLRMGASVHIKDRFDRTPLTDALEYDHHDIIKVLLQCGAHLHGSGYLIGEKMCVAAAVGNVKRLKSYHIANADLSQIEFSGRTPLHYAALHNKPQVIKFLLEHRVNTDCKDKIGQTPLDLARAAGSADAVSLLSDPEPTGSSVKTAG; the protein is encoded by the exons ATGGCGACCGACAAGCCTCAGCTGGTGGCAGTCAACAGCGAAAGTGACATTAGGCAGCTGGAGAAACATACTTCCGGTCATCTTGCCCCCGAGGGCGTTCTTGATGGCCGTGTTTTGGTCCTTTACACTGGTGGAACCATTGGCATGATCAGGAACGACGATGGAG TCCTAGTGCCCAAAGCGAACGCGTTCGTGAAGAATCTGCGAAGGTATCCCAATATGCACGATAAAAAGTACGCGGAGGAACGATTCGGCTCGATGGGACCGTTGGTGCTTCC AATGACCAGGGGCGACAGCAGGCGGGTAATATACAACGTGCTGGAGTACTCGCCGCTCTGCGATTCCAGTAACATGACGATGGACAACTGGATTGCCATTGCCAACGACATTCAG CAAGCCTACCAGCACTTCGACGGTTTCGTGGTGCTCCACGGAACGGATACTCTGAGCTACACAGCATCGGCTTTGTCGTTCATGCTCGAGGCACTTGGCAAGATAGTGATACTGACCGGGTCCCAGGTGCCGATTTTCGACTCGAGAAGCGACGGCCTAGAGAACTTCCTCTCGTCCCTAATCATAGCCGCGAGTTACCACATACCGGAAGTTTGCGTCTACTTCGGGACGAAGCTGATGCGGGCAAACAGGACGAGCAAGATCTCGGCCACTGCGTTCAACGCGTTCGACTCGCCTAACTTCCCGCCCCTGGCCAAGGCCAATAGTAAAATTGAAG TGGACTACCGGGCCATTTTCCGGCCATGCACGCTGACAAAGTTCTGCGTGCACGCCAACTTGAACAGGAACGTGGGCTTGTTGCGGATATTCCCAAGCATCACCACGGAACTGGTGAGAGCGTTCCTGCAACCGTCCATCGAGGGCGTCGTGTTGGAGAGCTATGGGGCTGGAAATATCCCAATCAACCGGGAAGACTTGGTCGACGAGTTCCGCAAAGCGTCGAAACGCGGAGTTATTATAGTGAACATCACGCAATGCGCGACTGGATGCGTCATGGGGTTGTACGAGCCAGCGAAGCAACTGGAAAAAGCTG GTGTAATATCCGGCTACGACATGACCCCGGAAGCAGCGCTGACTAAATTAGCCTACGTGTTGTCGAAGAAGGAATGGAACACGGATACGAGACGGAAGATAATGCAGATCAACTTACGTGGAGAACTGTCCGCAGGACGACCGCCTTCCCTCCAGGACGTAGACCTCGTGGAAGCGGTCGCAAGGTCTCTGAGGATCTCGTCGAGCGCCGAGTTCGCAGAGCTGGGCACGATCCTGTTCCCAGCGATGCTGAATGCCGCCGTTATCGCAAAAGATCTGGCCAAACTCGAATCATTGAAAGGCTAC GGCGCGAATATCACGCAGAAGAACGCGGACGGGCGCACTGCGTTGCATATCGCCTGCTGCGAAGGGGATTTGAACGTGGTCCAGTGTCTCTTGAGGATGGGGGCTAGCGTGCATATCAAGGACCGGTTCGACCGTACACCGCTCACCGATGCTCTAGAATACGATCACCATGAC ATCATCAAAGTTCTGTTACAATGCGGCGCCCATCTGCACGGCAGCGGCTACCTGATAGGCGAAAAGATGTGCGTGGCAGCCGCCGTCGGGAACGTGAAACGTCTGAAGTCTTATCATATCGCGAACGCAGATCTTTCTCAGATCGAGTTCTCGGGTCGAACTCCGCTGCATTATGCCGCGTTGCACAATAAACCGCAGGTGATTAAGTTCTTGTTGGAGCACCGGGTGAACACCGACTGCAAGGACAAGATAGGGCAAACCCCTTTGGATCTGGCCAGGGCGGCCGGTTCCGCGGACGCGGTGTCATTGCTCTCGGACCCAGAACCGACTGGCAGCTCGGTGAAAACGGCCGGATGA
- the LOC117219070 gene encoding uncharacterized protein LOC117219070: MKTLTILAVMTICMVSGISTIENNAETTTKSTKAQNKIYQHHRPSGGLISFDPEDENIRMDVSLNIPFITVPIEQKVGEHGQIPSLLNVNTKGLGIIGVVTALLSVVPVLLSKERPHTSYRSENNYQWLEMGNTINDMIFGNNYVAPCMQRVVCSIVSVAAHSESPTSTDKIIDGLSSHKWFKNVTNGTMIQEAVNIGRRGGKDCASAYRGCTITPTLLKTMMTELGIV, encoded by the exons ATGAAGACCTTGACGATACTCGCCGTAATGACGATCTGCATGGTCTCGGGCATCTCAACGATAGAGAACAATGCCGAGACGACAACGAAGTCGACCAAGGCGCAAAATAAGATCTATCAACATCATCGCCCGAGCGGAGGATTGATTTCCTTCGACCCTGAGGACGAGAACATTCGC ATGGATGTTTCCCTAAATATACCGTTCATTACGGTGCCGATCGAACAAAAAGTCGGTGAACACGGTCAAATTCCATCCTTGTTAAACGTCAACACCAAGGGGCTAGGAATAATTGGGGTAGTCACCGCCTTGCTCAGCGTGGTCCCGGTTCTGCTCTCGAAGGAACGTCCGCATACGAGCTATC GATCGGAGAACAATTATCAGTGGCTGGAAATGGGGAACACGATCAACGACATGATTTTTGGTAATAATTACGTGGCACCGTGTATGCAACGCGTCGTATGCTCGATCGTCTCGGTGGCCGCGCACTCGGAAAGTCCTACCAGCACCGACAAAATCATCGACGGATTATCCAG TCACAAGTGGTTCAAGAACGTCACCAACGGAACAATGATTCAAGAAGCAGTGAATATCGGACGAAGGGGCGGCAAAGACTGCGCGTCGGCTTACAGGGGCTGCACGATCACGCCGACGCTCCTGAAGACTATGATGACCGAGCTTGGTATAGTGTGA